One stretch of Armigeres subalbatus isolate Guangzhou_Male chromosome 2, GZ_Asu_2, whole genome shotgun sequence DNA includes these proteins:
- the LOC134218357 gene encoding male-enhanced antigen 1: MGLPELPDQNEEIDFRMEENIVINTDGTTDDSENEYNEENAYMGYQPLNMRDMNSMMEDSDTSESNDPEIHDDDSIELLNVDVWNAPRPNELNIELGPEKAEQILSVMAGIKLPSISVPQWAQGIPEESWKEELLRRIRERHHNQEVEDNS, translated from the exons ATGGGTTTACCTGAACTACCTGACCAGAACGAGGAGATCGATTTTCGAATGGAAGAAAACATTGTTATTAATACTGATGGCACTACCGATGATAGTGAAAATGAATACAACGAAGAGAATGCTTACATGGGGTACCAGCCGTTGAATATGCGAGATATGAATAGCATGATGGAAGACAGTGACACTTCTGAATCAAATGACCCTGAAATACATGATGACGATAGCATCGAGTTACTTAATGTGGATGTTTGGAATGCACCCAGGCCCAATGAACTCAATATCGAGTTAGGACCAGAAAAAGCCGAACAG atTCTCAGTGTAATGGCTGGTATTAAATTACCAAGTATATCAGTTCCACAGTGGGCCcaaggaattccggaagaatcctggaaagaaGAATTACTGCGACGTATTCGCGAAAGACATCATAATCAAGAAGTTGAAGATAATAGTTAA